Proteins from a single region of Oncorhynchus tshawytscha isolate Ot180627B linkage group LG03, Otsh_v2.0, whole genome shotgun sequence:
- the LOC112235360 gene encoding restin homolog → MRAVSALVFLAVGVMVVLMYQAVRQELTLRGLKARALESSSQVKQKENDIVQVKMKIQKLNGELEPINTKREELTKKKEQSAKATGEVDKSLKTCHTEKADAEKKKTEASAALQKVKDDQEAQKKKAQEEIQALKQQILERDKALCAFVDQTNEEGRKLCGITEAPK, encoded by the exons ATGCGGGCTGTGTCTGCGCTAGTGTTCCTGGCCGTGGGtgtgatggtggtgttgatgtaCCAGGCGGTCCGCCAGGAGCTGACTCTGCGGGGTCTTAAAGCCCGCGCTCTGGAGAGCTCCTCTCAGGTCAAGCAGAAGGAGAACGACATCGTCCAGGTCAAGATGAAGATCCAGAAGCTGAATGGTGAGCTGGAGCCCATCAACACCAAGAGAGAGGAGCTGACTAAGAAGAAGGAGCAGTCTGCTAAAGCCACAGGCGAGGTGGACAAGAGTCTAAAGACCTGTCATACAGAGAAg GCCGATGCGGAGAAAAAGAAGACTGAGGCGTCGGCGGCCCTTCAGAAAGTTAAAG ATGATCAAGAAGCACAGAAGAAGAAAGCTCAGGAGGAGATCCAGGCATTGAAACAGCAGATTCTGGAGCGGGACAAGGCACTGTGTGCCTTTGTGGACCAGACCAATGAGGAAGGACG GAAGCTGTGTGGAATCACAGAGGCCCCAAAATGA